From Pyrenophora tritici-repentis strain M4 chromosome 1, whole genome shotgun sequence, the proteins below share one genomic window:
- a CDS encoding putative phytanoyl- dioxygenase protein gives MAPHAEEPKADSGVDLIQHDGKSYGDWRDDFHRFGCAVVKNVITPERAEYYKQKQLEWLQSFDLGFDPKDESTWTADHLPVSFKGGMYFAYASTHEKFVWEARTEPKVVDVFTKLWGTNELLCSFDGMNITLPRQKDLTWSPWPHCDQNENRKGMQCVQGLLNYQPNGPKDGGLILMKGSSKLFDEFFAEKRDQDEHEDKPPPEEEMRDLFIFKEEDVKWFESRGCTLQKIDMEPGDLVLWDSRTMHYAAHPQGDLIRHVQYICMTPRKFAKEEDIKLKAELFHNFQGTTHWPHCNIHKAGPPLRNGKLCPKNRTEPLEKPVITDQVLQLAGVKAY, from the exons ATGGCACCTCACGCCGAAGAGCCTAAAGCAGATTCGGGtgttgatctcatccaacaTGACGGAAAGAGTTACGGCGATTGGCGCGATGACTTCCACC GCTTTGGTTGTGCGGTTGTGAAGAACGTCATAACACCAGAGCGTGCAGAGTACTACAAGCAAAAGCAACTAGAGTGGCTTCAATCATTCGATCTCGGATTTGACCCCAAAGACGAATCCACTTGGACCGCAGACCATCTTCCTGTCAGCTTCAAAGGCGGCATGTACTTTGCCTATGCGAGCACTCACGAGAAGTTCGTCTGGGAAGCCCGTACAGAGCCCAAAGTCGTGGATGTCTTCACTAAGCTATGGGGAACGAACGAACTTCTGTGCTCCTTTGACGGAATGAACATCACTCTGCCACGACAAAAGGACTTGACCTGGAGCCCATGGCCACACTGCGATCAGAACGAGAATCGCAAAGGAATGCAGTGCGTCCAAGGCTTGCTAAACTATCAGCCCAACGGCCCCAAGGATGGCGGGTTGATCCTGATGAAGGGAAGCTCAAAACTTTTCGACGAATTCTTTGCAGAGAAGCGAGATCAGGACGAGCATGAGGACAAGCCTCCGCCAGAGGAGGAGATGAGGGATCTATTCATCTTCAAGGAGGAAGACGTGAAGTGGTTCGAGAGCAGGGGCTGCACATTGCAGAAGATTGATATGGAACCTGGAGATTTG GTACTTTGGGACAGCAGAACGATGCATTACGCTGCTCATCCTCAAGGCGACCTCATTCGGCATGTGCAGTATATTTGCATGACGCCACGGAAGTTCGCAAAAGAGGAAGATATCAAGCTGAAGGCTGAACTGTTCCATAATTTCCAAGGCACTACACATTGGCCCCATTGCAACATCCACAAGGCCGGACCGCCACTTCGCAACGGCAAGCTGTGTCCGAAGAACAGGACTGAGCCATTGGAGAAGCCTGTTATTACCGATCAGGTCTTGCAGTTGGCCGGAGTGAAAGCGTACTAA
- a CDS encoding UbiH, 2-polyprenyl-6-methoxyphenol hydroxylase and related FAD-dependent oxidoreductase: MSSSSPFRIVIVGGGIAGLATAIALRGANRQVTILEQSRLCNEIGATISLQPNATRILQENWGISDLIEGANGMVDHGFRIYNTEGKMVNEIQLLAKKQYGADRIMWHRQDLHSHLMKVVRDEARNGPPPVVRTASRVVDCNCDTGIVTLQNGDILEADVVIGADGIHSALRRLVLCKDVKPIPTGSSCYRLMMTSQDIKQQAPEFAANINPEQPYTSMMVARDCRLIMGPARNGELYSVVGLVPDEKMHEDPDKAQSWVTEGDSQKMLETFQEFPDWTRKVMKQARSIGLWQLRDLDPLETWYRGRVILIGDAAHAMLPTQGQGASQAIEDAEALGAFFADLHGQPTEDQVTERLKHVFEARYERASLIQKFSRDAAKPAIENGSKEIKMRPDEFMDYNCLYKGAAEWRRSHAVKSSA, encoded by the coding sequence atgtcttcttcttcaccTTTCCGAATAGTCATTGTGGGCGGAGGTATCGCCGGCCTGGCGACTGCCATTGCTCTACGAGGCGCCAACCGCCAAGTCACCATCCTCGAACAATCGCGACTATGCAACGAGATCGGCGCAACGATCTCCCTTCAGCCAAATGCAACAAGGATATTGCAGGAGAATTGGGGTATCAGCGACCTGATCGAAGGCGCTAACGGAATGGTCGACCATGGTTTCCGCATCTACAATACAGAGGGCAAGATGGTGAATGAAATCCAGCTGCTTGCCAAGAAGCAGTATGGAGCGGATCGAATAATGTGGCACCGACAGGATCTCCATTCACATCTTATGAAAGTTGTAAGAGATGAAGCGAGGAACGGACCGCCTCCCGTGGTGCGTACAGCTTCGCGCGTCGTCGACTGCAACTGCGACACTGGCATCGTTACCTTGCAGAACGGAGATATCCTAGAAGCTGATGTTGTGATCGGCGCCGATGGCATACACAGTGCTCTACGACGGTTGGTACTCTGCAAAGACGTCAAGCCGATACCCACAGGCTCCTCTTGCTACCGACTCATGATGACTTCGCAAGACATCAAGCAGCAGGCCCCAGAGTTCGCCGCAAACATCAACCCAGAGCAGCCATATACTTCCATGATGGTAGCTCGCGATTGCCGCCTCATCATGGGCCCTGCACGGAACGGAGAATTGTACAGCGTGGTTGGGCTGGTGCCGGATGAGAAGATGCACGAGGACCCCGACAAGGCACAGTCATGGGTGACGGAAGGAGACTCACAAAAGATGCTGGAAACTTTCCAGGAATTCCCAGACTGGACACGCAAAGTGATGAAGCAAGCGCGAAGTATTGGCCTCTGGCAGCTCCGCGACCTCGACCCACTCGAAACCTGGTATCGCGGACGCGTCATCCTGATCGGAGATGCTGCACACGCTATGCTTCCAACACAAGGCCAGGGCGCAAGTCAAGCAATTGAAGATGCAGAAGCGCTTGGCGCTTTCTTTGCGGATCTACATGGGCAGCCAACGGAGGACCAGGTGACTGAAAGGCTAAAGCATGTATTTGAGGCGAGGTATGAGCGTGCGAGTTTGATCCAGAAGTTTAGTCGCGATGCTGCGAAGCCGGCGATTGAGAATGGTAGCAAGGAGATTAAGATGCGTCCGGATGAGTTTATGGACTACAATTGTCTGTACAAGGGTGCGGCGGAATGGCGCAGATCGCATGCTGTCAAGTCTTCTGCTTGA
- a CDS encoding PTR2, Dipeptide-tripeptide permease, with translation MSSTWRQNGENRGTYTTVAQTEDGSEGLTAHPKDIEDADLDMNDTLDPPVHIGSVPTPEDMLFLPRVADTLPPGAFLVAIVELCERFAYYGLSGPFQNYIANSADDANGLPGALGLKQQGATAMTNFFQFWCYLTPLFGAVVADQYLGKYATIKWFSLVYMAGIAILFATSLPWAVQAGAAFPGLVLAMVVIGLGTGGIKSNVSPLIAEQVRSTKPFVKTLDTGKRVIVDPEITVQRIYMVFYMCINIGSISAIATTMLELHVGFWSAYLLPLAMFCVGYVILVRGKKKYIIKPPQGGVIGDCFRALYMASRHNFSLDAAKVSSSATRHSRARITWSNAFIDELRTALQACKVFLFFPIYWLCFSQMMNNFISQAGQMELHGLPNDILPNIDPITIICLIPLMDRLIYPFIRTRLHLAFGPITRISLGFLTASAAMFYAAVLQMYIYNAPPCFYFPASCAAGKLSEGKYAPNNIHVAWQAPAYMLIALSEILASITGLEFAYAKAPEKMKSFIMSLFLLTSAGGSALGILVAPLARDPHLHWLYGGLGGAAAVAGVVFYRMFRGLDDEVKGEDGSGPGARGEYELAERESGDGREQCV, from the coding sequence ATGTCTTCAACGTGGCGGCAAAATGGGGAAAACAGGGGTACATACACGACGGTTGCGCAGACGGAGGATGGAAGCGAGGGGTTAACAGCACACCCCAAAGACATCGAAGATGCGGACCTAGACATGAACGACACCTTGGATCCTCCTGTTCATATTGGTTCCGTACCAACGCCAGAAGACATGTTATTCCTGCCACGCGTCGCCGACACGCTTCCCCCGGGCGCATTCCTAGTTGCCATAGTCGAGCTCTGCGAGCGCTTCGCATACTACGGACTTTCAGGCCCTTTTCAAAACTACATTGCAAACAGCGCCGATGATGCCAATGGATTACCCGGAGCTCTGGGTCTGAAGCAGCAGGGCGCAACGGCCATGACGAATTTCTTCCAGTTTTGGTGCTATCTCACGCCGCTCTTCGGCGCCGTGGTCGCGGACCAGTATCTAGGCAAGTATGCGACGATCAAGTGGTTTAGCCTGGTTTACATGGCTGGAATAGCGATTTTGTTTGCTACGAGTTTACCGTGGGCTGTCCAGGCTGGAGCAGCATTTCCGGGACTTGTTCTAGCCATGGTGGTGATTGGGCTTGGGACGGGCGGCATTAAGAGTAACGTGTCGCCGTTGATAGCAGAGCAAGTCCGGTCCACGAAGCCTTTTGTGAAAACGCTGGATACCGGAAAAAGAGTGATTGTAGACCCTGAGATCACAGTACAAAGGATCTACATGGTCTTCTACATGTGCATCAACATAGGATCCATATCCGCCATCGCAACAACGATGCTCGAGCTCCACGTCGGCTTCTGGAGCGCCTATCTACTCCCCCTAGCCATGTTTTGCGTCGGCTACGTGATCCTCGTCCGCGGTAAGAAGAAATACATCATTAAACCCCCGCAAGGCGGCGTCATTGGCGATTGTTTCCGAGCCCTGTACATGGCCTCACGCCATAACTTCTCACTCGACGCCGCCAAAGTATCATCATCAGCCACGCGCCACTCTCGCGCCCGAATTACCTGGTCCAACGCCTTCATCGACGAGCTACGCACCGCCCTCCAAGCGTGCAAAgtctttctcttctttcccATCTACTGGCTCTGCTTCTCCCAAATGATGAACAACTTCATCTCGCAAGCCGGCCAAATGGAACTCCACGGCTTACCAAACGACATCTTGCCCAACATCGATCCCATCACCATCATCTGCCTCATCCCTCTTATGGACCGTCTAATCTACCCCTTCATCCGCACACGCCTCCATCTCGCCTTCGGCCCCATCACAAGGATCTCCCTCGGCTTCCTCACAGCCAGCGCTGCCATGTTCTACGCCGCCGTTTTACAAATGTACATTTACAACGCCCCGCCATGCTTCTACTTCCCAGCTTCGTGTGCAGCAGGCAAGTTGTCAGAGGGCAAATATGCACCTAACAATATTCACGTCGCGTGGCAGGCCCCGGCGTACATGCTTATCGCACTATCGGAGATCCTGGCAAGTATCACGGGCTTAGAGTTTGCGTACGCAAAGGCGCCTGAGAAGATGAAGAGTTTTATCATGAGTCTTTTTTTGCTGACGAGTGCGGGTGGGAGTGCATTGGGGATTCTTGTGGCCCCGTTGGCGAGGGACCCGCATTTGCATTGGTTGTATGGCGGGCTGGGGGGTGCAGCTGCTGTCGCGGGTGTGGTATTTTATCGGATGTTTAGGGGGTTGGACGATGAGGTAAAGGGAGAGGACGGTTCTGGGCCTGGTGCTAGGGGAGAGTATGAATTGGCGGAGAGAGAGAGTGGGGATGGTCGTGAGCAATGTGTGTGA
- a CDS encoding TFIIH basal transcription factor complex helicase subunit: protein MDQTTPRQDFHHPYTPYDIQNEFMGAVYKCLEDGKVGIFESPTGTGKSLSLICGSLTWLRDHKRRTFEEGFPMDANNSGEPSWIVEHAQKQRKQEALRRKQDLNDRIAKVKAKEKRAKERYENSEPKHKRQRIATSEASDDHEAQYVLDDYESDEDSHKRAKAGTFDESGLSAETQALMASLGYSVDVPKEDDGETPDETKIFFCSRTHSQLTQFSSELGRVKMPPAIASDDTENGGGIESLVEDVKHLTLGSRKNLCINSQVNRLESATAINERCLELQQSSVAETRCPHMPTKESEPLINDFRDHALAKIRDIEDLGSLGKKLGVCPYYASRPTLKYCEIVTLPYPLLLQRSAREALGISLRDHIVIIDEAHNLMDAIAGIYSVSVTLEQVQQARTQLTVYLQKFRNKLKGKNRVYVAQTVRILDSIVAYLQIIHAKPGMSDGLVDMVSIMSGKGVDQINIYKLNTYLQESRLARKVDGYTAYAEETKNKDVMVSTKQVVKKGPRHNVPVLMHVQAFLLSLMNPSTEGRFFYSREEDTSTTLRYMLLDPTFHFKEIVEEARAVVLAGGTMSPMSDYEQHLLSYLEPSKIMTLSCGHVIPPSNLLAVPVMRTSGGVEFDFTFENRNKEMTMIDLGTAILNFSQHIPDGLVVFFPSYAYLDTCIAAWKRIKPSASKATFWDGFTQSKPVFLEQRSQQQASDQVPASKDAAVASVLSAYSAAIASGNGRGALLFAVIGGTLSEGINFSNALGRGVVVVGLPFPNAQSAEWKAKMQYIATKTAKNGGDGKAAARDFYENACMRAVNQCVGRAIRHKGDYAAILMLDRRYGSRRIQDKLPKWIRGSLTTGLGVRDVEGRLDEFFVDKK, encoded by the exons ATGGATCAAACAACCCCCCGGCAAGATTTCCACCACCCGTATACGCCCTACGATATCCAGAATGAGTTCATGGGCGCCGTTTACAAATGTTTGGAAGACGGCAAGGTCGGTATCTTTGAGTCGCCAACCGGAACCGGCAAGTCTCTGAGCTTGATTTGCGGCTCACTGACTTGGCTGCGGGACCACAAGAGACGGACGTTCGAGGAAGGGTTTCCCATGGATGCGAACAACAGCGGTGAGCCTTCGTGGATAGTTGAGCACGCTCAGAAGCAGCGGAAACAGGAAGCGCTTCGACGTAAGCAAGACCTCAATGATCGCATCGCCAAAGTTAAGGCGAAGGAAAAGCGCGCGAAAGAACGTTATGAAAATAGTGAGCCAAAGCACAAAAGGCAGAGGATAGCAACTAGTGAGGCCAGCGATGATCATGAAGCGCAATATGTGCTTGACGATTATGAAAGCGATGAGGATTCTCACAAGCGAGCAAAAGCTGGTACATTCGATGAATCAGGACTATCCGCAGAGACACAGGCGTTGATGGCATCGCTTGGCTATTCTGTCGATGTCCCGAAAGAGGATGACGGCGAGACGCCTGACGAGACCAAGATCTTTTTTTGCTCGCGAACACACTCTCAGCTGACGCAGTTCTCGAGTGAGTTGGGCCGGGTGAAGATGCCACCCGCCATTGCATCGGATGATACAGAGAATGGTGGCGGTATCGAATCTCTGGTGGAAGATGTGAAGCACTTGACTCTTGGTTCGAGGAAAAACCTTTGCATCAATAGCCAAGTGAATAGGCTCGAGAGTGCCACTGCGATCAATGAGCGATGTCTTGAGCTTCAGCAAAGCTCCGTCGCAGAGACTCGATGTCCCCATATGCCGACTAAAGAAAGTGAGCCTCTGATCAATGACTTCCGAGATCACGCACTTGCAAAGATCAGAGACATTGAAGACTTGGGTTCGCTGGGTAAGAAGTTGGGTGTATGTCCCTACTATGCCTCAAGGCCTACTCTAAAATATTGTGAG ATCGTGACGTTACCATATCCACTCCTGTTGCAGCGAAGTGCTCGCGAGGCACTCGGCATCTCCCTTAGGGATCACATCGTCATCATTGACGAAGCGCACAACTTGATGGATGCAATTGCGGGTATCTATTCAGTCTCGGTGACGCTTGAGCAGGTACAGCAGGCGCGGACGCAGCTCACAGTCTACCTGCAGAAGTTTCGCAATAAGCTCAAGGGGAAGAACCGAGTTTACGTTGCCCAAACGGTCCGGATTCTCGACTCGATTGTTGCATATTTACAAATCATCCATGCTAAGCCAGGCATGTCCGATGGCTTAGTGGATATGGTTTCCATCATGTCTGGCAAAGGCGTTGACCAGATTAATATATATAAGCTCAATACTTATCTCCAGGAGAGCAGACTTGCTCGCAAGGTTGATGGTTACACTGCCTACGCCGAGGAGACTAAAAATAAAGACGTCATGGTATCGACAAAGCAGGTAGTCAAGAAAGGTCCACGCCACAACGTTCCGGTCTTGATGCATGTCCAAGCCTTCCTACTATCCCTGATGAATCCATCTACAGAAGGACGGTTCTTTTACTCAAGGGAAGAAGATACAAGCACAACACTGCGCTACATGCTTCTAGATCCAACTTTTCACTTCAAAGAGATTGTAGAAGAAGCAAGAGCTGTCGTTTTGGCCGGCGGTACAATGTCACCAATGAGCGACTATGAACAGCATCTACTATCATATCTCGAACCCTCCAAGATCATGACACTGTCCTGCGGCCATGTTATTCCGCCCTCAAATCTTTTGGCGGTTCCCGTTATGCGTACAAGTGGCGGCGTCGAGTTTGACTTTACCTTTGAGAACCGCAACAAGGAAATGACGATGATTGATCTGGGGACTGCCATCCTGAACTTTTCTCAGCATATACCGGATGGGCTAGTTGTATTCTTCCCCAGCTACGCTTATTTAGACACTTGTATTGCAGCATGGAAGCGGATCAAGCCGTCGGCCTCGAAAGCAACTTTCTGGGACGGCTTCACACAATCGAAACCTGTCTTCCTGGAGCAGCGCAGCCAGCAGCAAGCTTCTGACCAAGTACCAGCGTCGAAAGATGCAGCTGTGGCTTCTGTACTCTCTGCATACAGCGCAGCAATCGCCTCAGGAAACGGTCGCGGTGCACTACTATTCGCCGTTATTGGCGGCACACTATCCGAAGGTATCAACTTCAGCAACGCCCTCGGCCGCggcgtcgtcgtcgtaggCCTTCCCTTCCCCAATGCACAATCCGCAGAGTGGAAAGCAAAAATGCAATACATCGCCACCAAAACAGCAAAGAATGGCGGCGATGGCAAGGCGGCTGCACGTGACTTTTACGAGAATGCGTGCATGCGAGCTGTGAATCAGTGTGTGGGACGAGCAATTAGGCACAAAGGCGATTATGCGGCGATCCTGATGCTGGACAGACGGTATGGGAGTAGGCGGATTCAGGATAAACTGCCAAAGTGGATTAGGGGGAGTTTAACGACGGGGTTGGGAGTGAGGGATGTGGAGGGCAGGTTGGATGAGTTTTTTGTGGATAAAAAATAA
- a CDS encoding CorA, Mg2+ and Co2+ transporter has protein sequence MSGSRTPKGDPSPPPPTTVQDTSTSGLAPRSFTSATRPRIDGQSQLHGLHDHHRSTFGHRRKHSPNLEWKQPWNKDSWAQGRVLLIDYVASEHSVRGRRKILAQEFCDIDSLRRFYRKEDVAGQAALRVIHVQNASWATRYLLRKFNIDATDDLIGTNFGRWAREEKPQQRGGKPVLNGRTFRAQRDPWRGISRAAFGADYLKSYDRETHIPFPNHSKPIMELNHYDETDQPRYGYDVYVQRLSVYVQYSDGMPGQAVDPDIPNPYDDEAWDEYMRLKKSYGNVNANEHQDKYIPKLRSLDNGNTIILFENSVTGSIKDTLVGARQELESRWRRLSFYLPHEESDETLTAECMDFILQDIFKALAYNWHKFLGLCETHVGILEDKIYENPADESRAPELWKNSAQWLKVERLIYLHVDLIKEMVTHLYDLAGADPKKSSDQPWLGFVPDELDKLTGQWDRDVIQPTTALSDLMYKSVGIRDARHSLQLGLSMWRLSWITFIFLPLTFTVGFFGMNVSTFENNPPLKWWFIVSVPVLVTVMILWYGVKHNLASQRQNPMRRGVYESLYHELATAHSSLWTRGGPRPDVVPVGWWGGVKWRLLTTWFGEDKLKLGRPSDPATEEFGTWSRTKRYLARRWLDELAVMPIPQTTSDEHSRPQSSGSTHSYGHFEKDPGVVRELLHTATPVGIAAMDPTAASRLQKLVPPERLRSLSPKADKRSASAGSRVSSDGGIMVEEEKSGEEDAGGKREGRLNVPR, from the exons ATGTCTGGCTCGCGAACACCAAAGGGTGACCCCTCGCCTCCACCGCCCACTACTGTGCAAGACACTTCGACAAGTG GACTAGCACCGCGCTCCTTCACTTCAGCCACGCGTCCACGTATCGACGGCCAAAGCCAGCTACACGGCCTACACGATCATCACAGATCCACGTTTGGACACCGTCGCAAGCACAGTCCCAATCTCGAATGGAAACAACCATGGAACAAGGATAGCTGGGCCCAAGGCCGTGTTCTGCTCATTGACTATGTTGCGAGCGAACACTCGGTTCGAGGTAGGCGGAAGATCTTGGCCCAGGAGTTTTGCGATATCGACAGCTTGCGCCGTTTCTACCGCAAGGAAGACGTCGCAGGCCAGGCAGCTTTGCGTGTCATCCATGTCCAAAATGCCAGTTGGGCGACGCGATATCTTCTGCGCAAGTTCAACATCGACGCCACCGACGACCTCATAGGCACAAACTTCGGCCGCTGGGCCCGCGAAGAAAAGCCTCAACAACGGGGTGGCAAGCCGGTGCTGAATGGCCGCACCTTCCGCGCACAACGCGATCCTTGGCGTGGCATCTCACGTGCAGCTTTTGGTGCCGATTATCTCAAGTCGTACGACAGGGAAACCCACATCCCCTTCCCCAACCACAGCAAACCCATCATGGAGCTCAACCACTATGATGAAACAGATCAGCCACGGTACGGATACGATGTCTATGTACAGCGGCTGAGCGTATATGTGCAATACAGTGACGGCATGCCGGGACAGGCTGTTGATCCTGATATACCAAACCCGTACGATGACGAGGCATGGGACGAGTATATGCGCCTGAAGAAGAGCTACGGCAATGTGAATGCAAACGAGCACCAAGACAAGTACATTCCAAAGCTCAGGTCTCTTGACAATGGAAACACGATAATCTTATTCGAAAACTCCGTCACTGGCTCCATCAAAGACACTCTTGTAGGAGCCCGCCAAGAGCTCGAATCCCGCTGGAGGCGACTTTCCTTCTACTTGCCTCATGAAGAAAGTGATGAAACCTTGACAGCAGAGTGCATGGATTTTATACTCCAGGATATCTTCAAGGCCTTGGCCTATAACTGGCACAAGTTCCTTGGTCTATGTGAGACACATGTGGGCATCCTGGAGGATAAGA TTTACGAAAATCCCGCCGACGAGTCGAGAGCGCCTGAGCTGTGGAAGAACAGCGCGCAGTGGCTAAAGGTGGAACGTCTCATTTACCTCCACGTTGATCTCATTAAAGAAATGGTGACCCACCTCTACGACCTTGCTGGCGCCGATCCAAAGAAATCATCAGACCAACCCTGGTTGGGCTTTGTGCCGGATGAGCTGGATAAATTGACAGGGCAGTGGGATAGGGATGTTATCCAGCCTACCACTGCGCTGAGTGATTTGATGTACAAGAGTGTGGGCATTAGAGATGCACGGCATAGCCTACAGTTGGGGTTAAGCATGTGGCGGTTGAGCTGGATTACATTCAT CTTCCTACCTTTGACTTTTA CCGTGGGATTCTTTGGCATGAATGTTTCAACCTTTGAGAACAATCCTCCTCTAAAATGGTGGTTCATAGTATCAGTCCCTGTACTTGTCACCGTTATGATTCTCTGGTACGGTGTCAAGCACAACCTAGCAAGTCAACGCCAAAACCCCATGCGACGTGGTGTTTATGAGTCACTGTACCATGAGCTGGCTACCGCTCACTCTTCCCTATGGACCAGAGGCGGCCCTCGTCCGGACGTCGTGCCAGTTGGGTGGTGGGGCGGTGTAAAGTGGAGATTGTTGACGACCTGGTTTGGTGAGGATAAGTTGAAGCTAGGAAGACCCAGTGATCCAGCAACAGAAGAATTCGGCACCTGGTCAAGGACAAAGCGGTACCTAGCCCGTCGCTGGCTGGACGAACTGGCTGTCATGCCCATCCCACAAACTACCAGTGACGAGCACTCCCGACCTCAGTCGTCTGGTTCCACGCATTCCTACGGCCACTTTGAGAAAGACCCAGGCGTAGTTCGCGAGTTACTTCATACTGCGACGCCAGTGGGTATAGCGGCAATGGATCCTACGGCTGCTAGTCGACTACAAAAGCTTGTGCCGCCGGAACGATTGAGAAGTTTAAGTCCGAAGGCTGACAAGAGGTCTGCAAGTGCGGGGAGCAGAGTGAGTAGTGATGGGGGCATAATGGTAGAGGAGGAGAAGAGTGGTGAAGAGGACGCTGGTGGGAAGCGAGAGGGAAGACTCAACGTACCGCGATAA